The following DNA comes from Rhea pennata isolate bPtePen1 chromosome 22, bPtePen1.pri, whole genome shotgun sequence.
ttttcacCTTTCAAAACTTCTCAGCTGGTCTCAGAGAAGTACTACTATGTCACTGGTCATTTAGACGTACACGACTCTCTGTCTAGCTCAAAACCAGCAGATCTACCCCACGCTAACAGTTGTCAGCAACAAAGCACACCTAAACTGAcgtttaaaaatatttcatcagcTAATATGAATGAAATCAAATGGTTTTCAAATGTTGCAGCAGAAAGCACAATTGAAATGGGAAACTCAGCAGCTTGTTCGCAATGCCAGGTGGGGGCAGGGGGTTCTGCTTGTTTCTAAAATTTTTAAGCTACAGTCAGCTCTTTCAGTTAAGAGTTCTGCAGCTGCATTTATCTTGGTTACCTGCTGGAAGTCCCGAAGGTGGCTGAGCAGCCCGTGCCTGTactgcagcagggagaagtgGCTTGGAGACAGCTGAAGGAAGAACTGGGTCCGCGAAATGCTGACAAAACTGGGTTGAGTGGCCAATATCCTGGGCTGGAAGCCATCAGCAAACTCCAGGTCAAGCGACTGAGAGAGGGAGATCAGCACATGTTTTCTCCAGTGAACCTAGCATCTTCCTTTTATAACCAGCAACGCATGCTTTATAAAGAGGTTGTTCGTATCAGGATAAACATGGAATAGAAGCAAGGAAGCTTGCACTACCACTGGAGCAAAGCTCTGGATCAATCAGTTTGGTATGCTTAGTTGGACAAGTAATTACTGATGATGCTCTGTCAGCGCTGCTCACCTGCAGTGGGATCTGCTTCATCTCCTGCTCCGTCGCCAAGGAGCAAACATAGAGCGAGAGCGTCTCCACGTCCACGCACACCAGCACGGCCTCCCCCACCACGCCGCATGCTCCAGGTAAGCTCTTCAGCCATGGGGCTGCTACTACGATCTGCCAAGCAAGACGCAGGCAAAGTTgtcaacagcagaaaaaaactttgaagAACCAACATGGCCATGACCAAGATATTAAAGTCAGAAGTGTTTTTACCCATGACCCCAGGACAAACTGTCCATCAGCCTGAGATTTCCAGGATGGTCTTGACTCTGCCAGATGCAAATCTGattaacttttgcttttcagggcaTTCAGCAGTGGAAATCTATTTCTTGGCCCATAAGCAATGCCACAGTAAAAGGAAAGTTTAGACTCTAGTActctaaaaattaatttctctgcaCATCGCACCATAGCTATCTAGTTGGAACAACATTCAGTAACATCAAAGCCAAGCTGGCAACAAATCCAACATTTTGAATCCCTATTCAAGCACTACCTGTTTTGTGATTTCTCCATCCTCCACACTGAAGGTTAGAACATTCAAGTGGCTCTGAGGAACAATTCCAAGTACGTGGATCATTCCAGTCCCGTGGGAATATAATAGCTGGTAGTGAGCAGTCTCACTGTAAGAGAAGCAGCTACTGTAAAGCATCATCTTCAGTTATTGCTCAAAACTACACTCAAATTACACTATTATGGGTCTTCTGAGGAAAAACTGACTCAACTCCTAACTCGCTTGttctaaaagaaatattctttccaTCAGCACAATATTTTATGGACATCTCGCCTTCAGTTACCGCTTTCtgcaatgaaaaatgtaaagatgACAGAGACATAACAGGTGGTGAATTTCTCCATCCTTCTCTTACACTCTGCCCAATATTCTTCCTATAcaattaaacaaagcaaaatagttTGTGGTTTCAGACGGGAGGACCTCTGTCATTTTCTGGAAAGAGTATTCCATTGGCAACGCTCATAAAACACATGGAAGTTCCCTCCCTACTGACTCTGTTTTTATCCTTTCAGCAAGTAACGCCTagctttatttgttttagtaCCTAAGTAGTTTTTGTAAGTAAAAGGAAAGCACAGCATCCTCTTATTCTCAAGAGATCAGGTTGCACGTCAGCAATTGAAGCTTCTGCTTAAAATACGTTCTTACCTTCCTGGTAAATGCTCTACCCATTTCTGGTGCCCATTGGAAAGGTAGTGAAGAGAGACGGCTGCCTTCTTCAGGACCGCCACGTATTTCACAGTGTCCTGTAGCCCCACCAGACTAGCCATCTGGAAACTAAGCACAGGGCAGAAACAGTGGAGGAGAAAATGATGTTTATGAAGAATCCACTCTGTTTAAAGACCTTCTTCAAGCATTCAATAGCAAACCGAAACTAAACATAGTCCGCTTTACCTATCTTTAGTGATTTCAACAGAGAGTATTAGGCTGGAATGCAAATGCCCCATATCAAAGCGGCACATTCCCTGTTCAACATGTTGTACACTGGGGGAGAAAACTTACCTATGAAAGACTTTGTATCTCCTCCTACTACTTGTCTGCCAAAGGGTAGAAACAGCATTAGACCTGACTGTAAGCTTCAGGAATTCCTAAAGTATTTGtccatgttttattttagaaacctCACACCTAAATAACATTTCCCTAGAACACAACCTCTGCTTCCTACATCAGCACTACAAAGGGAAAGAGACAGTCCAAGCACCCACCTGCCAGTGTCCAGTGATGTCTCCCAGTTCAACCCACCAATGTTGGTCTCCCAGGAGCGGAGAATGCGCCCACCGTTGGACACAGTGATGGCATCTGCatagaaagcaaacaaaaggacATAAATACAGGACTTTTTCCATCATAAAGTAGCGAGACAAGTAGTTTTGGCAAGTTTAATGGTTAGTCCAACAACACATGGCTGGAATCTCTCATGCAAGGACAGTTACTATTCCCCAGAATACCTATTAATATTCTCCTTACCCTGTCCATGGATCAGCATCGCATCTATTGCTCCTTCGGGAGTTCCCTTATCTACGTGGCGCCACACTGAAGGAACAAAGAGTTAAGTAGGAAACAGATTTGCTCCCCCAAATGCTTTTACTTGCTATTATGTTTAAATTTAGGTTTTTTACAGCTAAAAGCTCCTGCAATGCATGAGTCTGTCTGTCCTAAGCAGTAAGCTTTTGATCTGTGAGCTGACATAGCAGTCTGGCCAATATTAACTTACTGATATGAAAACATAGCATTAGCCCCACCACCGCCAGCAGACTGCCCAAGAGAAAATCCTGTTCAGCCCTAAAACCCGGCTCACTCACGGATTTCACCGTTCCTGGAGTTCAGCGCAGCCACAACATTCTTCTCGGTAGCCACGATGAGCTTCTTTGAGCCCTGCGAGGCCTCCAGGGAGGCGAACTTGAGCTTCCCCACATACTGCTGCCTCctgggagagaagagggaaggggtGAGAAGGGGCCACGAGGAGCCTCACCGAGGCAGCGAGCGGGGAAAGCCCCCACACGGAGAGGATACAGCAGGACGGGGCACCAGGAAAGAACGGAGAGGGGGAAAACcaaagcagaagagctgcttcCCCCACGCACACGCACATCGCACGGAGACGAGGCCCACCGCTACCGGGCCGGCACCGCGGACGGGGCAAGCCCggccccccagctccccccgccgcttccccccggccccggccccggccccggcccgcacCCACCAGTCAAACTTGCCCACTTGGTCCTCGTAGACGGCGGCCACCAACggcgccagcagcagcagcagcaccaccagcCCCCCGAGCGCTGCCGCCATGACAGCGGCCCGCCGCAATCCCGGCGCGCCCCGCGGCGTCGGCGGCCGCAGGGGGCCTCGCTCcaccggggccgcccgcgccggcgcctGTGCGGAAAAGCGGCCGGATCAGGCGCGGGCGGTCTGAGGACGTTCCCagcagcccccgcggcgccgcggcacGGAGGGGGcctcgcggcgcggcgcggcgacCATGCCGAAGTCGAAGCGGGACCGCAAGGgtgagcgccgcgccgcgccgcgcggccccctccgcgccgccgccggctctaACGCTCCCTCTCTGCTCCGCTCCCCGCAGTGTCCCTGACGCGGACGCCCAGGAAGGGGCTGGAGGCCAAGCAGGCCCTCATCGCCGAGGTGAgtgcgcggccgcggcctgcccccggcccccatcgcgggccgcgccgggtctccctccctccctccctccctcccttcctgcccTCCGCGCCCCTGACGGCTCCCGCCCGCAGCTGCGGCAGTGCGTGGACACCTACAGgcacctcttcctcttctccgTGGCCAACATGCGCAACAACAAGCTCAAGAGCGTGAGGAGCGCCTGGAAGCACAgcaggtgagcggcggcggcagcccccacccccccgccgcgccccgcgctcgccgcccgcACTGAGCCGCTTTTCCCTGTGTCGCCTCAGGATCTTCTTCGGGAAAAACAAAGTGATGATGGTGGCGCTGGGCCGGGAGCCAGCCAGCGAGTACAAGGAGAACCTGCACAAGGTACGTGCCGGAGGCTAAAGCGTTGCGGTGCGCGCAGCATCTCGCCCGTGCCGGGCGCACGATGAACAGCTTGCAAACACGGCCGCTTTCGTCAGCGTGGAATAAGCTTCGAGTCAAGGCGGAGCTTTTCCAATCATATTTCTGCGTGTATGTTGTCCTTAACTGAGCAAGCCAGTATCAAATGACGCCtaaaggcaagaagaaaatgtcagGTGCGATTGTGAGTAGAACTGACTGTGCAGATCTGTGTGGTGGTGTTGCCTGCTCGTGGACTTTGCAGCTGCACTGGACCCTGCACCAGAAAACGCCAGGAGGCTGGATGCTGCctgctgggagtgctggtgaatcCCATGGGTGGCTTCTTTGTTCCAGGTCAGCAAACATCTGAGAGGTGAAGTCGGTCTCCTGTTCACTAACCGCACCAAAGAGGAGGTGAATGAGTAAGTATGCGTGTGGCTGGTAGCTGTGATACTGAAGTGCagaaaagggctttttttctttctttcttttttttttttttttttgttgttttttggctgctggtggtggcaaATCTGCCACTGCGCTCACCGCTGCTCTCAAAACTGTGATGCTCtcatgagatttttctgcttgtctGGCTCTGGCACCATAAGGttgagggctgcagcaggggaaaTAGCTACAGCGGGCTACACCACGACTGAGAAAGAACACGGGAGGGCCGTCTGTCTCGCGTGGCTGCGACCACGGAAGCTGAGCGTAGGAGGACAGGGAATGCTCTAACAGTTGAGCTTAGCAGTAGATGAGGATAGTGGTGGTGATCACGTGTATTCATCTCCTGCCCATAAATGGAGCCAACACAGtgtgtttcttctgtttgaatctAACTCctaatttatcattttcttgTGTACCCACCTATCCCATGGAATTCCATTATGGTTTTAATTAGCCCACTTTACATCTAAAGTTCTTTGGATATTTGCAGCCACAGAGACTACTGTGAAGCTCAGGGTTAAGTGCTGTCCTGATTTGCTCCCTGTTGAAGAAATCAGCCGGGAATGATCTCAGTCTCAGCCCGTGCGATGTTTCTTACGCAGCTGATGGTCTTGTTACCTGTCCCTTATCCCAGATGGTTCTCCCAGTTCAAAGAGGTGGACTTTGCCCGTGCAGGGAACAAGGCAACATACACAGTCAGCCTGGACACGGGGCCCTTGGAGCAGTTTCCCCACTCCATGGAGCCTCAGCTACGGCAGCTGGGATTGCCAACGGCTTTAAAAAAAGGTAGGTGATCTGGCTGCAGAAAGTGACCTTAATTGCCCTTCTGCCACTTAAATTTTACTTCACGAACTTTTGCTGCAAGTTGCTAAAGATAACTGCCATCTTGGTGCagataagcttttttttaaggacaagGTTAAATAGTAACGTAGAATTGAAGGACAGCGTTTGAGAAAGTCTTAGTCCCGGCTTCGCATTCCTAATGGCTGAAGTGGATTTATTCAGTATTTAGAAGCCTGTATCAAGAACTGAGGCTTGCTACGAACTCCTGCATCTGCCCTGGTTACGCTCCTGTCTGTCTGAAATGCTGTCAAGTCAGCTGTCTTTCACTTAAAACTGCCTTGTCATCTGCCACGGGCTTCATGTCGGATGGTAAACTGGGACTGGCAGGAAGTTCTGATCCGTCCAACAGCCCTGAACTATCTTCCTCCCGGGTTTCCCCTCTCTCCAAGACTCAGCCCCTCTCCCTCTCATTCCTGCAGGAGTGGTGACGCTACTTTCAGATTACGAAGTCTGCAAAGAAGGGGACGTTTTGACCCCTGAACAAGCTCGTGTCCTGGTGAGTAATGCGTCAGCACGGCATCTGCGCGAACTAGTAGCTCCCCCGAATCTTTCCAGGTATGCTACCATTGTTAactgttgggttttgttttccttgaggGTAGGAGTTCTCAGACAAACGTGAACAGCGCTTCTTGATAAGAATCGGTAGGATGCAGCTAACGTTCTTGTGTATTCTTAACGCAAGCACCAAAACTCTGCTTTGGCTCTAAGGCAGTAGTACCGAAGACTGAGGTTTAACAGCCAGTCTGAAGAGCTGGTAATCCAAAATGCAGTGGAGGCCAAGTTGGTCATTAAGCAGTTACAGTCAGCAAAATGAGCAACCCTGTACTAACTCTTGCCTATTAGAGAAAGCAACTGTTCTGCACAATATTTCCTGAAACTAACTTTAAGTAGTACCCGTACAGGAAGCTTTTGACACTAGCTGTAAAACCAGAAGAGTATTAAATTGGAATAGAGTTGAATTCAGCTCTGAACCATAGCTCCATAGCTGAACTATAGctgctttcagattttctgaggTTTAAATCTAACACTTACTTTGCTTCTTGCTTTGCTGCAGTCCCCATGTGGAAGAGTTGCTTAGTGGAAGTATTTTAGGTAGGCTTGCCACAGAGATGACCGAGCAGGAATGACAGATAAGTGTGTCTCCTTTCCTAGAAACTCTTTGGCTATGAGATGGCAGAGTTCAAAGTGACCATCAAATTCCTGTGGAATTCTGAGACGGGAGACTTCCAGCAGCTTACGGGAGAcccagaggaggaggatgacgaagaggaggaggaagaggaggatgacAGCAATGAGGACTAGTGGCAGTCCTTGCATTTGGACACTAGACAGTTCTACTGTATTTCAAAGACAGAggtgtttttcttccctgcctgcagcaggaagaCAAGGCTGATCACTTCAAACATGCCCTTCATAAAGGATGATCTGattatgtttttttatataAGCCTATGTATAAAACTTTGGATTGTTGTTACTGCTACTTGTTATTGTTTGAGTACCACTGGATCTGCTCGAAGGCTACATCAGATGTGAAAGCTAGGTAGAGCATACGTAAATGCTTGTGTGTGCAAAAGTCTGAACGGCCGTCTTCGCAGCAGCAGTCCCTCGGAAGAAGGGGCAGTTTCCAGGGAGATCCACTTCTGTTTCAACAGTCAACTTTCACACTTACAGTGCAGCCAAGTCTGTCATGCTTATAACTTCTATTACGTTAGGAGTAATTTTAATTCTAGGCAGCCTGGGCCAAGTCTGTTTTTGAGTGCAGAGCTGAAGGCTCAGGCAGATGCTTCAAGTAAACATCCCTCTCCGTGCCCACTACTCTAGTAAAGCTTTAGTAGTTTGTGATGCAGCTTACACATAGCACCAGCTAAGATGCCAAGGACCATGCTCAGCTTCTGATATAGAAGAATCTGTTGATTTCAGTGTTCCTGAGCAGTGATCAGGAGATGACAAGCACAGCAGAGCTAAAGGAGCACATGCAGGGACTCTGTCAAAGAACAGAAGCTGTATTCCCTAGTGGAAAGGGGGAGGTAAATGGTGTATGGACCAGCCATGgtaggaggggggaagggaaaaatcaCTTAGGAAATAAGAGGAACAGTGAAAGGAGGCAGCATGTTCTTGGAGTTAGCTGATGGCAGGTCTCGCAGAAGCCACAGTCAAACTCCCAAGGTGCTGTCTCCAGGCTGACATGTTGAAATTCCTTATTCAACAGGACTAAGCTTGGCATTTGTTTTGTAATGTCAATTTGTCTCCTGTTCCAACTCCTGATGTTGACAGATTGAAGGGAAGTTGGGTAGACAGTGCTGAACAGCTAAGCTTATGTAGCAAAGGGAAAGGTTGTCATCTCTAATACCATCTCAAGCTGGCCAAATAAATTAAAGGCTCTTTCATCTGATGCTCAACTTAAAATGTCACGAGCTCGCATCCTGGCCACAGCATTCCTGTCAGCTCAGGCCAGCTTCATCAGGCCTTGTTGTTTCAAGGTTGGCTCTAGTCTTTTCAGGTATGCTTAGGCCCACAGCTGGAATATAGGAAATACAGGTCCAAGGACTTGGCCAAAGTCGCTTCCACAATGAAGGCAGCTGTGTTGTCCCTGAACCAGCTCCCCCATCACAGGATCCTAGCTGCCACTACAGTTGGATTGAGCTGTCAAACCATAAACTATGCTACAAATCAGAGATAAGGTCTGCATTAGAGAAATCTTTATTTGTCTACAGaggtaattatttaaaatttaaggtACCATAATAACTGAAAGCAGAACGATAGCCTTCACCCAATTACATAATCTTTTTCCCATATCAGAAGCATCCTTAATCATCATACACATTGTGCAAAAGTGAAGGCGCACGAGGCGAGAAAGAATAAGGCATCGCCCGCACAACAAGTGCCGACAGTGTTAGCGTAGGTACAAGAAAAGCTGATCCTACGAGTTTCATTCATGGACGGAATTCACAGCCTGTTGGTGTGGATCAAAGGGCAGGGTGGATAAGTACCTCTCCCATTcaagagatttaaaatgtgTACTTGAGACTGGCAGATCTGATTATCTAGCCCCTTGACAccagctttcctttccctgccctCATTTCTAGCGGAAGTAGTTGGGGCAGTCGTGCGCAGTGAGTTTCCAGGCTTTATCGAACGCTTCCACTACAGCCGGGAGCAGAGGACCCTCCTCGCTGCAGTCAAGGTTCTGCTCTAGCTGCTCCAGATTGGACATGCCAATGATCACCGCATCTCCGAGGGAACCCTGTAAAGTGGTAAAGGAATTGTCCATCCTGAAAGAAACCTAATTCATCTCCTAAGCCATCACAGGCCaatctttaaacatttctttcaagcAACATAGTAAAGCAATAACTATGGGATGTTTAGACAACTGACGCAATGAAGTTCTGCTTACAAGGCCAGCACCTAGTAATCACCATCTGCACAATATGGCAGTTCATCAAAAGCTGCCACATACTACTCTTCTGTGAGGCAAGAGGGACACTCTGGGAAATGGGGAAATAACATTAATTTCCTAGCCCAGTGAAAAGCCAAGTTATCTTCTCACAGGGAAATTGTTTTGGTGGGAAGCCAAGACCATAGCAACTGGCCCTTAAAATCTTCCACCTTCTTCCAGTCTGACGAGTGCAAGATAGGGTGCAGAAAGGTAAAGGTGACTCACTCCTACAGTTGTCTGCATCCCAACAGCCTGGCAAGCATAGACCATACAGCGCTGCTCATTTCGAAGCACCACAAGCCCATGGGATGCTCAGATGGAAAGATAACTGTTTGTACGCAGTCATTTCCCAGTTTGTGTACTGCAAGCAGATGAGATGCTGCCCAGTTGTGGTGCTGCTGCGCAGACTGCTGTCTACAGCAGCATCAGAGCTCTTTCTTACCTGAAGTTTGGAGTGATTGTATATCCAACGCAAAGCAGCAGAGGTCAGGCTTGGTGGATTGGAACCATAAGCATCCTTCAGAGCTCTTTCTACTAGGGCAATTGCTTCAAAATGGTGCTTTTTCCAGTATCTACAGCAAAAGAAACGAATGTTATTACCTCTAAGACCTCTAGTTTCCTCTAATGAATCATAGATCTATATTCCAAGCAAGTATGAAAGGCTTTCACAAAATCTCATACAGCTCTTCCTAGCCTCCAAGGACTTCACAGTAAGTCAGGAGGAAGCTGAGCCTAAAACCCTCTCCACAAAGCCTAAATGCAAGCCGTGGCCCCAACCACattcaaaagaaggaaaatgctcagCACCCTGTTACCTGAGTCCCAAACGAGGGCAGCATAAAatctgccctgctgcagcccagagagGATGCAAGCCTGTGGACATAATCACTGAACAAGTTTTGGTCaattctgctgcttcctagctAATTATTAGGTTTGTATGCAGCCATTCCTGCcccacctccctgctcttttATTAGTTGAAAATGTACCTGTTCCTGTAGATCTCAGCCCAGTCATTCCCAAAAAACCTTCCAGCAGGCTGGTTTGTATCTTTGTCTTCATACTTGTACTTGCCTGTCAGCAGTCCTCCTGCAAAGGGTCGGCAACATGTTAGTGATGGGGTGGTTCTTTTATAGCCCGCGTTTCATGAATTTTAGTCTCAAAGCCTCCATGACCACCCACAGCTCTACGTGCAGGGTCTGTCCATCAGCACTGGCCtggaagcaaatgaaagaatGGACTGCATGTGGCTGTTCCAATTCACAGATGTAAAAATGAACCCTGATCATTCACTCTTATAATCCATCCATGACAACTGCCGTCTCCAATTCTGAGTCACAAAATCAATCCACAGTTGGAGTGAGGCAGTAGCCCAACAGCTCCAACATGTACAACACCTGAACAAAAGCTGAGGGCTGCAGAATAGTTTCTTGGCTCTTTTTGGTGTACCATGGCCGTGGCCCTCCCAGCCTCCACAACCCCACTCACAGCTCCTCACCCTCACCCATTCCTCCCCATACCAGCCAGTGGATTGTAGGCGTAGAACCGCAATCCATAGTATCTCAGGCAAGGAAACAGCTCAGTCTCCACCTGGCGAGTGGTTGCATTGTACATGCCCTGCCACGAACATGAAGGAGACAAAGAACTTCAAACACTAGTTCACAGCAGTGGTGATTTGCACAGAATAGCTTCAGGCCTCCTGGCACAAATCCCGGCTAGCAAATCATGACTTATGTCCGCTTATCAGATGGTACCTTGGTAAGGTGCAGCAGTGACACTGCTGCACTGATCAGCAACAACATAGTTAATGCTGAGAGTAATGCATCTCTGCACTTTGTTCCGCTTTTCATCTTAATTTCTGCTCAGAAGTAAAACCTGGTGTTCTGGGACCTTCCTCATGGCCAAATAATCTGGGAAAATGTAagtctttttaacttttttactAGTTCCTGAAAAAACAACAGGTCTGTAGCAGTCAAATGCCTCGTCAGAATTTCAAAGCGTGAATATCTGCAGACTAACTCCCACTAAACAGTGTGCGAGTGCCCCAGTCTATTAATCACAGTTTTCTCAATGG
Coding sequences within:
- the MRTO4 gene encoding mRNA turnover protein 4 homolog isoform X1 — translated: MPKSKRDRKVSLTRTPRKGLEAKQALIAELRQCVDTYRHLFLFSVANMRNNKLKSVRSAWKHSRIFFGKNKVMMVALGREPASEYKENLHKVSKHLRGEVGLLFTNRTKEEVNEWFSQFKEVDFARAGNKATYTVSLDTGPLEQFPHSMEPQLRQLGLPTALKKGVVTLLSDYEVCKEGDVLTPEQARVLKLFGYEMAEFKVTIKFLWNSETGDFQQLTGDPEEEDDEEEEEEEDDSNED
- the MRTO4 gene encoding mRNA turnover protein 4 homolog isoform X2, encoding MPKSKRDRKVSLTRTPRKGLEAKQALIAELRQCVDTYRHLFLFSVANMRNNKLKSVRSAWKHSRIFFGKNKVMMVALGREPASEYKENLHKVSKHLRGEVGLLFTNRTKEEVNEWFSQFKEVDFARAGNKATYTVSLDTGPLEQFPHSMEPQLRQLGLPTALKKGVVTLLSDYEVCKEGDVLTPEQARVLEFSDKREQRFLIRIETLWL